One Megasphaera elsdenii DSM 20460 genomic window carries:
- a CDS encoding ECF transporter S component, which yields MSSYSMENKQQAVSAGSLCYAAVLTALVFVLTFVPKIPIPLGYAHLGDAIIFASVLFSTRRQAALAASVGSALSDFIGGFPLWIIPTLIIKYVMVEAVFYTVRPDKREWKLTSPRVFFGFFLSAAWMVLSYTVSGSLLYGSWAVGIPMVPGLIGEGVVNMIAAYALAACLIKARFRGYGYSLKR from the coding sequence ATGTCATCATATTCTATGGAAAACAAACAGCAAGCCGTTTCGGCTGGGAGTCTTTGTTATGCTGCCGTTTTGACGGCCCTGGTCTTTGTCCTTACCTTTGTACCGAAGATCCCGATTCCCCTGGGCTATGCCCATTTGGGGGACGCCATTATCTTTGCGTCTGTCCTGTTCAGTACGCGCCGCCAGGCAGCCCTGGCCGCTTCTGTCGGCTCGGCCCTGTCTGATTTCATCGGCGGTTTTCCGCTTTGGATCATCCCGACGCTGATCATCAAGTACGTCATGGTCGAAGCCGTCTTTTATACGGTCCGTCCGGACAAAAGGGAATGGAAACTGACGTCACCGCGCGTCTTCTTCGGCTTTTTCTTATCTGCTGCCTGGATGGTCCTGTCTTATACTGTATCGGGCAGTCTCCTCTACGGCAGCTGGGCCGTCGGCATCCCGATGGTACCGGGACTCATCGGGGAAGGCGTCGTCAATATGATTGCCGCCTATGCCCTGGCTGCTTGTCTGATCAAGGCTAGATTCCGTGGTTATGGTTATAGCCTGAAAAGATAA
- a CDS encoding pyridoxamine kinase, with product MHQKKLALVNDVTGYGRCSIAVALPIVSALKVQGCILPTAILSVHTGFHDYYLDDYTDHMTPYIESWKKNGLTFDGISTGFLGSARQIDIVLDFLHDFKGPQTLAFIDPVMGDDGQLYPSYTQEMCDEMRRLLAYADVVTPNVTEACELLSLPYRSDRDLGEADLLAMAQALAEKGPQGVILTGIHDGPYIGNFIYDHGRTSWVKAKKIGSDRSGTGDVFAAIVSASVVRGESLEQAVQKASDFICRVMAYTETLDLPHNAGLAFEEYLTTLR from the coding sequence ATGCATCAAAAGAAACTGGCTCTGGTCAATGATGTCACCGGCTATGGCCGTTGCAGCATTGCCGTGGCCCTGCCTATCGTGTCGGCCCTGAAGGTCCAGGGCTGTATCCTGCCGACGGCCATCTTGTCGGTCCATACGGGCTTCCACGATTATTATCTCGACGACTATACGGATCACATGACGCCGTATATCGAGAGCTGGAAGAAGAACGGCCTGACCTTTGACGGCATCAGTACGGGCTTCCTCGGCTCGGCCCGGCAGATCGACATCGTCCTCGATTTCCTGCACGACTTCAAAGGACCGCAGACCCTGGCCTTTATCGACCCGGTCATGGGCGACGATGGCCAGCTGTACCCGTCGTATACGCAGGAAATGTGCGACGAAATGCGGCGCCTGTTGGCTTATGCCGACGTGGTGACGCCCAATGTGACCGAAGCCTGCGAACTTTTGAGCCTGCCTTATCGGTCGGACCGCGACCTTGGTGAAGCCGATTTATTGGCCATGGCCCAGGCTCTGGCCGAAAAGGGGCCTCAGGGCGTCATCCTGACGGGCATCCACGACGGGCCGTATATCGGCAATTTCATCTACGACCACGGCCGGACGAGCTGGGTCAAAGCGAAAAAAATCGGCAGCGACCGCAGCGGGACAGGGGATGTCTTTGCGGCCATCGTCTCGGCGTCCGTCGTCCGCGGCGAAAGCCTGGAACAGGCCGTACAGAAAGCGTCGGATTTCATCTGCCGCGTCATGGCCTATACAGAAACCTTGGATTTGCCGCATAACGCCGGCCTGGCCTTTGAAGAATACTTGACGACGCTGCGATGA
- a CDS encoding TatD family nuclease-associated radical SAM protein, with amino-acid sequence MIVYTVVGQGQYVDLEDGLKMKPEGQWSMYVNLTNRCTCSCTFCLRSMKKMAENETLWLKREPTVDEVKKALDGAPWDHINEVVFCGFGEPTERLDDLTALLKYVKDTHPGMKTRVNTNGLSDLAYGRDTAPNFGGGILDTISISMNASNKERYLELTRSKFGIQSYDAMLKFAVDCKQYVPNVVLTVVDHVEDSEEIKKCRAICDKLGLRLRVRVYEDK; translated from the coding sequence ATGATTGTTTATACGGTAGTAGGACAAGGACAATATGTAGATCTCGAAGATGGCTTGAAGATGAAGCCTGAAGGACAGTGGAGCATGTACGTCAATCTGACCAATCGCTGCACCTGTTCCTGTACGTTCTGTCTGCGGTCCATGAAGAAGATGGCCGAAAATGAGACACTGTGGCTGAAGCGGGAACCGACGGTGGATGAAGTGAAGAAAGCCCTCGACGGTGCTCCCTGGGACCACATCAACGAAGTCGTCTTCTGCGGCTTCGGCGAACCGACAGAGCGCCTCGATGATTTGACGGCCCTCTTGAAATACGTCAAAGACACGCATCCCGGCATGAAGACCCGCGTCAATACCAACGGCCTATCCGATTTGGCCTATGGCCGCGATACGGCACCGAATTTTGGCGGCGGCATCTTAGATACCATTTCTATCAGCATGAATGCCTCCAATAAGGAACGCTATCTGGAACTGACGCGCAGCAAATTCGGTATCCAGTCCTATGACGCCATGCTCAAATTCGCCGTCGACTGCAAACAGTACGTTCCTAACGTCGTCCTCACCGTCGTCGACCACGTCGAAGACAGCGAAGAAATCAAGAAGTGCCGCGCCATTTGTGATAAACTGGGCCTCCGCCTCCGCGTCCGCGTGTACGAGGATAAATAA
- a CDS encoding CBS domain-containing protein: MSKTAADIMEKNVITAQKDTSIFDLVDMFVENNVNAIPIVQDDKEIIGIVTDADLLYKEVKPCVPQYVNLLGANIYYGNLKEYQQGFKKLFACTAEQLMTKKVIMAGPDATIEDLASVMVAEHLKAIPIVKDKKLLGIVERKNILKQLYNEYGDNGQ, translated from the coding sequence ATGTCGAAAACGGCAGCAGATATTATGGAAAAAAATGTCATTACGGCGCAGAAAGATACGTCCATTTTTGATCTCGTCGATATGTTCGTAGAAAACAACGTCAACGCCATCCCTATCGTCCAGGACGACAAGGAAATCATCGGCATCGTCACCGACGCCGACCTCTTGTATAAGGAAGTCAAGCCCTGCGTCCCGCAGTACGTCAACCTCCTGGGCGCCAACATCTATTACGGCAACCTCAAGGAATACCAACAAGGCTTCAAGAAACTCTTCGCCTGCACAGCCGAACAGCTCATGACCAAAAAAGTCATCATGGCCGGCCCGGATGCTACCATAGAAGACCTGGCCAGCGTGATGGTCGCCGAACACCTGAAAGCCATCCCTATCGTCAAGGACAAAAAACTCCTAGGCATAGTAGAACGAAAGAACATCCTCAAACAACTCTATAACGAATACGGAGATAATGGGCAGTGA
- the pckA gene encoding phosphoenolpyruvate carboxykinase (ATP) produces the protein MQHTYGLDRIGVINPEVVYRNMSPAWLTEQALLNQEGVLSDTGALVVRTGKYTGRAPDDKFIVDTPSIHDYIAWNNINRPISKEKFNAIKSKMLAYFQNRPLYLFDGFAGADELCRKKFRVVNELASECLFIRNLLIRPTAEELAQYGEPDFTILVAPGFQCNPQVDGTHSQAAILVDYESRMVLIAGTRYAGEIKKSVFSVMNYFLPNEGVLPMHCSANMDPVTKETAIFFGLSGTGKTTLSADPNRKLIGDDEHGWSSRGIFNFEGGCYAKCINLNPEKEPYIYNAIKAGTLVENVVLDEDTRHPNYFDSKITENTRAGYPIDYIPNAAQPGKGGIPTVIIFLTADSFGVLPPISRLSKEAAMYHFVTGFTSKVAGTEQGITEPIPTFSTLFGEPFMPLAPDIYAGMLGERIEKYNTKVYLVNTGWTGGPYGIGSRMDLKYTRAMITAALNGYLDDVPYRHDLRFNVDIPQTCPGVPNQILNPRATWDNKKSYDIMAKKVAAMFYENFKTKYPDMPEEIIEAGPRV, from the coding sequence ATGCAACATACTTATGGCTTAGACCGCATCGGAGTGATAAATCCAGAAGTAGTATACCGCAATATGTCACCGGCCTGGCTAACGGAGCAAGCTCTGTTGAATCAGGAAGGCGTCCTCAGTGATACAGGGGCCCTAGTCGTACGCACTGGCAAGTATACCGGCCGGGCACCGGATGATAAATTCATCGTCGACACGCCGTCTATCCACGATTACATCGCCTGGAACAATATCAACCGGCCCATTTCCAAAGAAAAATTCAACGCCATCAAGAGCAAGATGCTGGCCTATTTCCAAAACCGGCCCCTGTACCTCTTCGACGGCTTTGCCGGTGCCGACGAGCTATGCCGCAAGAAATTCCGCGTCGTCAATGAACTGGCCAGCGAATGTCTCTTCATCCGCAACCTCCTCATCCGGCCGACAGCGGAAGAGCTGGCCCAGTACGGTGAACCAGACTTCACCATCCTCGTCGCCCCGGGTTTCCAGTGCAATCCCCAAGTCGACGGCACGCACTCGCAGGCAGCCATTCTCGTCGATTATGAATCCCGTATGGTCCTCATCGCCGGCACGCGCTATGCCGGAGAAATCAAGAAGAGTGTCTTCTCTGTCATGAATTACTTTCTGCCTAACGAAGGCGTTCTGCCCATGCACTGCTCGGCCAACATGGATCCGGTCACTAAGGAAACGGCTATCTTCTTCGGCCTGTCGGGCACAGGCAAGACGACCCTTTCGGCCGATCCGAACCGCAAGCTCATCGGCGACGACGAACACGGCTGGTCGTCACGGGGCATCTTCAACTTTGAAGGCGGCTGCTATGCCAAATGTATCAACCTCAATCCGGAAAAAGAACCGTACATCTATAACGCCATCAAGGCCGGCACCCTCGTCGAAAACGTCGTCCTCGATGAAGACACGCGCCATCCCAACTATTTCGACAGCAAGATAACCGAAAATACGCGGGCCGGCTACCCTATCGACTACATTCCCAACGCCGCCCAACCCGGCAAAGGCGGCATCCCGACGGTCATCATCTTCCTCACGGCCGACAGTTTCGGCGTCTTGCCGCCCATTTCACGGCTCAGCAAAGAAGCGGCCATGTATCACTTCGTCACGGGCTTTACGTCAAAAGTCGCCGGTACGGAACAAGGCATTACCGAACCGATTCCGACCTTCTCGACCCTCTTCGGCGAACCCTTCATGCCCTTGGCGCCGGACATTTACGCCGGTATGCTCGGCGAACGCATCGAAAAGTACAATACCAAGGTCTACCTGGTCAATACGGGCTGGACCGGCGGCCCCTATGGCATCGGCAGCCGCATGGACCTGAAATACACGCGGGCCATGATCACGGCCGCCCTGAACGGCTATCTCGACGACGTCCCCTACCGCCATGACCTGCGCTTCAACGTCGACATCCCCCAGACCTGTCCCGGCGTCCCCAACCAGATACTCAACCCGCGGGCGACGTGGGACAACAAGAAATCCTACGACATCATGGCCAAGAAAGTCGCCGCCATGTTCTATGAAAACTTCAAGACCAAGTACCCCGACATGCCCGAAGAAATCATTGAAGCGGGCCCGCGGGTGTAG
- a CDS encoding ESPR-type extended signal peptide-containing protein, producing MNKIYKVVWNKARNCYVVASEFAKNHQTGSSRKAASVAAVMAATMLTIGTGVIYAADNVDTSVKEPKETIVYNNTTDETTKLNDPNLSHYRPGSWVHGHTAECGELTYNTTLTIGDINKVVDRLVENDKLLYDQDIKNVTMNKETNKGTISLIRNDGSSVQNNITLTGNGGVNGQDTAVTVTVGNESQKFQTGSVVTAEADDSGNATKLTINGKSYGIKAGKHTTLSNGKNTTVNPVTTADGHLEYKVDVNDELKDIKSITGAGEGAGSISFANDGIKFNNKVTIDNTGKISGVANGIADNDAVNVSQLNKVSAAAKTEVVKGTNIASVVASNATDDGHTVYTVNAKGTSVSVDGNFNLNTTTDDETNVTNYGISLKDSVTIGGTHAVTINGTDGTVTGLTNTTWNKDSITSGRAATEDQLQAVATEAGKHTTLSNGKNTTVESTVKDGQTDYKVNVAGDLTDITSVANGDSKINLNKDSIIISNGNKYFAITNSGIGMSYIGADYSAKSIMLGENGTTISGGLNVAGSKITGVAAGVEKTDAVNVGQLKDYVAANDTHIKSGNYAVGEVTDSTGNKSQGVSMDIVNEEGKVTGTVTITDVAKASDVGDVNNIASDIKNQDGSHTTVVHAVNNLNSKLDTKVGDLQYSKVEKGDIADGDSTTTAIGKLDQKLTDVAATAAKHTKVEGSSNIIVTNTAKEGEAANYKVELKKDIDVDTVKATTVTTGQTVMNNDGLKVGKDVSVTATAVTAGQTSISNDGLKVNGKTYVSDSGLNANDLKITNVADGKVEKGSTDAVNGGQLYNETRVAKDGKFVKKSNTAGENLSALDNQVTANTESIYHMNGRISDLDNRVNKVGAGAAALAALHPLDFDPDAKWDFAAGYGNYRGANAAAVGAYYRPNEDTMFSVGGTFGNGENMVNAGVSFKLGSGSSHVSTSRVAMAKEIKELRGELEAMKSAMLDANAGKKIDTSKLQLFPDVPQNHWAYEYVAQLAGNGMIEGYPDGNFDGDRPMTRYEFAAILYRAMTKGAVLSDKILSEFSHELEYFTVDTIAKDKAGNPTIQRVRTVKENKNK from the coding sequence ATGAATAAAATATACAAAGTCGTGTGGAATAAAGCAAGAAATTGCTATGTTGTAGCTTCGGAATTTGCTAAAAATCATCAAACGGGTTCAAGCCGTAAAGCTGCATCTGTAGCGGCTGTTATGGCAGCAACTATGCTAACTATCGGGACAGGCGTTATATATGCTGCTGATAATGTAGATACAAGTGTAAAAGAGCCAAAAGAAACTATTGTATATAACAATACAACAGATGAAACCACGAAGTTAAATGATCCTAATTTAAGCCATTATCGTCCTGGTAGTTGGGTTCATGGTCATACAGCTGAATGTGGTGAGTTGACGTATAATACAACATTGACGATTGGGGACATTAATAAAGTTGTCGATAGATTAGTTGAGAATGATAAATTGCTTTATGATCAGGACATTAAAAATGTAACCATGAATAAGGAAACGAATAAGGGAACAATTTCCTTGATACGTAATGATGGGAGTAGCGTTCAAAATAATATTACTTTAACTGGAAACGGTGGTGTTAACGGTCAAGATACAGCAGTAACTGTTACAGTTGGAAACGAATCTCAAAAATTTCAGACAGGCTCTGTTGTTACGGCAGAGGCAGATGATAGCGGAAACGCCACAAAATTAACTATTAATGGAAAATCTTATGGTATAAAAGCAGGTAAACATACTACCTTGTCTAACGGTAAGAATACAACAGTGAACCCTGTGACTACTGCTGATGGTCATCTGGAATACAAGGTTGATGTGAACGATGAGCTGAAGGATATCAAATCCATCACCGGCGCAGGTGAAGGCGCAGGCAGCATCAGCTTTGCAAATGATGGCATCAAGTTTAATAATAAGGTTACCATTGACAATACCGGCAAGATTTCCGGCGTAGCAAATGGTATTGCTGATAATGACGCTGTAAACGTAAGCCAGTTGAATAAGGTAAGTGCAGCTGCTAAGACAGAGGTAGTTAAGGGTACCAACATCGCTTCTGTAGTTGCATCAAACGCAACCGACGACGGACACACAGTTTATACCGTAAATGCTAAAGGCACAAGTGTATCTGTAGATGGCAACTTTAATCTTAATACAACTACTGATGATGAAACTAATGTAACAAATTATGGTATCTCCTTGAAGGATAGCGTAACAATTGGTGGAACTCATGCCGTAACTATTAATGGTACTGATGGTACTGTAACCGGTCTTACCAATACTACTTGGAATAAAGACAGCATTACTTCCGGCAGAGCTGCAACTGAAGACCAACTGCAGGCTGTAGCAACCGAAGCAGGTAAACATACCACCTTATCTAACGGTAAGAATACAACAGTTGAATCTACAGTTAAAGACGGCCAGACTGATTACAAGGTTAATGTTGCAGGCGATTTGACTGATATTACCTCTGTTGCCAATGGAGATTCCAAAATTAACTTGAATAAAGATAGCATCATCATTTCCAATGGTAATAAATACTTTGCAATTACTAACAGCGGTATTGGCATGAGCTATATCGGTGCTGATTATAGTGCAAAATCCATCATGCTTGGTGAAAACGGAACAACCATCAGCGGTGGCTTGAATGTAGCAGGCAGCAAGATTACCGGTGTAGCAGCAGGCGTTGAAAAGACCGATGCTGTAAACGTAGGCCAGCTGAAGGATTATGTTGCAGCTAACGATACGCATATTAAGAGTGGCAACTATGCAGTTGGCGAAGTAACTGACAGCACTGGCAATAAATCTCAGGGCGTATCTATGGATATTGTTAATGAAGAAGGTAAGGTAACCGGTACTGTAACCATTACCGACGTAGCCAAAGCAAGTGACGTAGGCGATGTTAATAATATTGCCAGCGATATTAAGAACCAAGACGGCAGCCATACTACTGTTGTTCACGCTGTAAACAACCTGAACAGTAAGCTGGACACGAAGGTTGGCGATTTGCAGTACAGCAAGGTAGAAAAAGGTGATATTGCAGATGGCGATAGCACTACTACCGCAATCGGCAAACTGGATCAAAAACTTACCGACGTAGCAGCAACTGCAGCTAAGCACACTAAAGTAGAAGGCAGCAGCAATATTATTGTTACCAACACTGCTAAAGAAGGTGAAGCAGCAAACTATAAGGTAGAGCTGAAGAAAGACATAGACGTTGATACTGTAAAAGCAACTACCGTAACCACTGGCCAAACCGTAATGAACAACGATGGCTTGAAGGTTGGTAAAGACGTAAGCGTAACCGCAACTGCTGTAACCGCAGGTCAAACCTCTATCAGCAATGACGGCTTAAAGGTTAATGGCAAGACCTATGTAAGCGATAGTGGTCTGAATGCTAATGACCTAAAGATTACCAATGTAGCAGACGGCAAAGTGGAAAAAGGCTCTACCGATGCCGTTAATGGCGGTCAGCTCTATAACGAAACGAGAGTTGCAAAAGACGGCAAATTCGTCAAAAAGTCTAACACGGCTGGTGAAAACTTGTCGGCTTTGGATAACCAGGTAACGGCCAACACGGAATCTATTTACCATATGAATGGTCGTATTTCTGACCTCGATAACCGTGTCAACAAAGTCGGTGCCGGTGCTGCGGCTTTGGCAGCATTACATCCATTGGATTTTGATCCGGATGCGAAGTGGGACTTTGCGGCAGGCTATGGCAACTACCGCGGCGCCAATGCAGCTGCTGTTGGGGCATACTATCGTCCGAATGAAGACACGATGTTCTCTGTAGGCGGTACCTTTGGTAATGGCGAAAACATGGTTAATGCCGGCGTAAGCTTCAAACTAGGTTCCGGAAGCAGTCATGTATCGACTTCTCGTGTAGCGATGGCGAAGGAAATTAAAGAACTGCGCGGTGAATTGGAAGCTATGAAGTCAGCCATGCTCGATGCCAATGCAGGTAAGAAGATAGATACATCCAAACTGCAGCTCTTCCCGGATGTACCGCAGAATCACTGGGCTTACGAATACGTAGCACAGCTGGCCGGCAACGGCATGATCGAAGGCTATCCGGATGGCAACTTTGACGGAGACCGCCCGATGACGCGGTATGAATTTGCAGCAATCTTGTATCGTGCCATGACAAAAGGCGCTGTCTTGTCCGACAAGATCCTCAGCGAATTCTCGCATGAATTAGAATACTTCACTGTCGATACGATAGCAAAAGACAAAGCAGGCAATCCGACGATTCAGCGTGTTCGCACAGTCAAAGAAAACAAAAATAAATAA
- the htpG gene encoding molecular chaperone HtpG yields the protein MAKETHEFQAETKQLLDLMVHSIYTNHEIFLRELISNASDAIDKLHYQSLTNGDLLEGDTAFEIHLTPDADAHTLTISDNGLGMNKQDLMENLGTIAQSGTKAFLEKLKESQDADSTDKDLIGQFGVGFYSAFMVADKVTVVTRKAGEEQAYKWESTGDGEYSLEECQKPKHGTTIILSLGKDFYGDDSEENYTDKMTLQSLVKKYSDYIRYPITMDFTAKEKPKDADGKVIEDAPEEEHTETRTLNSMQPLWTRNKSDIKPEEYKEFFQHQFYEWEEPMEIFHNRVEGAVDYTALLFIPGKAPFNLYYADYEPGIQLYSRHVFIMDKCKDLLPDYLRFVKGLVDSPDLSLNISRELLQKSRELSLIGRNLEKTILKTLKRNLEKDREKYETFWAEYGKSLKIGVYSGMMTGENNVEKLKDLLLFMSSKDGKLCTIKEYVDRMKDGQQKIYYATGKDKEAIEGLPQMEMLRDRGIEVLYMTDPVDEFAVEAIGEYEGHRFHSISRGDLDLEDDAFKEEKKKNEELAKDNESLLKDMKDFLGDKVADVRLSNRLKSGAVCLVADAAGPSLAMEQAFAAANNPMLKARRILEINPQHELFGKLTAVHDQGKDSQSFKDYCNLLYDQALLLEGIMPDDPVAFANKVASLMAK from the coding sequence ATGGCGAAAGAAACCCATGAATTTCAAGCTGAAACGAAACAATTACTGGACTTGATGGTCCATTCTATTTATACCAACCACGAAATCTTCCTGCGCGAACTGATTTCCAACGCATCCGATGCTATCGACAAGCTGCATTACCAGTCGCTGACCAACGGCGACCTCCTCGAAGGGGACACGGCCTTTGAAATCCATTTGACGCCTGACGCCGATGCCCACACGCTGACTATCTCCGATAACGGCCTGGGCATGAACAAACAGGATTTGATGGAAAACCTGGGCACCATCGCCCAGTCCGGCACCAAGGCTTTCCTGGAAAAACTGAAGGAATCCCAGGATGCAGACAGCACGGACAAGGACCTCATCGGCCAGTTCGGCGTCGGCTTCTATTCGGCCTTCATGGTCGCCGATAAAGTCACCGTCGTCACCCGCAAGGCCGGCGAAGAACAGGCTTATAAATGGGAATCCACAGGCGATGGTGAATACAGCCTGGAAGAATGTCAGAAACCGAAACACGGCACGACGATCATCCTCAGCCTGGGCAAGGACTTCTACGGTGATGACAGCGAAGAAAACTACACCGACAAGATGACCCTCCAGAGCCTGGTCAAGAAGTATTCCGATTATATCCGTTACCCGATTACCATGGATTTCACGGCCAAGGAAAAACCGAAGGATGCCGATGGCAAGGTCATCGAAGACGCACCGGAAGAAGAACACACGGAAACGCGGACGCTGAACTCCATGCAGCCCTTGTGGACGCGCAACAAATCGGACATCAAGCCGGAAGAATATAAGGAATTTTTCCAGCACCAGTTCTATGAATGGGAAGAACCGATGGAAATTTTCCACAACCGCGTCGAAGGGGCCGTCGATTACACGGCGCTCCTGTTTATCCCGGGCAAGGCTCCGTTCAACCTCTACTATGCCGACTATGAACCGGGCATCCAGCTCTATTCGCGCCACGTCTTCATCATGGATAAATGCAAGGACCTCCTGCCGGATTACCTGCGCTTTGTCAAGGGCCTCGTCGATTCGCCGGACCTGTCCCTGAACATTTCCCGTGAACTCTTGCAGAAGAGCCGCGAACTGAGCCTCATCGGTCGCAACCTGGAAAAGACCATCCTCAAGACGTTGAAGCGGAATCTGGAAAAAGACCGTGAAAAATATGAAACGTTCTGGGCTGAATACGGCAAATCCCTGAAAATCGGCGTCTACAGCGGCATGATGACCGGTGAAAACAACGTCGAAAAATTGAAGGACCTGCTGCTCTTCATGTCGTCGAAAGATGGCAAACTGTGCACGATCAAGGAATACGTCGACCGCATGAAAGACGGCCAGCAGAAGATTTACTACGCCACGGGCAAGGACAAAGAAGCCATCGAAGGCCTGCCGCAGATGGAAATGCTCCGCGACCGGGGCATTGAAGTCCTCTACATGACCGACCCAGTCGATGAATTTGCCGTTGAAGCTATCGGTGAATACGAAGGCCACCGCTTCCACTCCATCAGCCGTGGCGACTTGGACTTGGAAGACGACGCCTTCAAAGAAGAAAAGAAGAAGAACGAAGAATTGGCTAAGGATAATGAAAGCCTCTTGAAGGATATGAAAGACTTCTTGGGCGATAAAGTGGCCGATGTCCGCTTGTCCAACCGCTTGAAGAGCGGTGCCGTCTGCCTCGTCGCCGACGCTGCCGGCCCGTCCCTGGCTATGGAACAGGCCTTTGCCGCTGCCAACAACCCCATGCTCAAGGCCCGCCGCATCCTGGAAATCAACCCGCAGCATGAACTGTTCGGCAAACTGACTGCCGTCCACGACCAGGGTAAAGACAGCCAGTCCTTCAAGGACTACTGCAACCTCCTCTACGATCAGGCACTGCTCCTGGAAGGCATCATGCCTGACGACCCCGTGGCTTTCGCCAATAAAGTAGCCAGCCTGATGGCAAAATAA
- the gltS gene encoding sodium/glutamate symporter, whose protein sequence is MSLNLNIYQTLAAAIVVYYVGVFLRVKISVLRKYCIPAPVVGGILFAIINCILYTQGIWKYEQDTIMQNICMMLFFTSVGYTASISLIKRGGVMVFKMAIVTTILIVFQNIIGSGLAMAFNLSPLLGLATGSIPMVGGHGTAAAFGPLLESIGLDSGATIAVAAATFGLVAGGVIGGPIGEELVHKFHLVSSAESERFDPSFNAGTVSKLKAVAGNKERAENAIKIENKIGQTIDNYRFMNAMAHLFLAMGLGTLVSGFFSSIGLVFPGYIGSMIVAAIIRNIADFTHAYKIYQRESEVLGNLSLTVFLTCVLMSLKLWQLADLAIPLVVMLLSQALFMALFAYFIVFRAMGKDYEAAVMTSGVCGFGLGATPNAIANMTAMTELFGPAPTAFFVIPLIGSLIIDPVNASIITIFINIFH, encoded by the coding sequence GTGTCTTTAAATCTTAATATCTATCAGACCCTGGCTGCGGCCATCGTCGTCTACTACGTCGGCGTCTTCTTGCGCGTCAAGATCAGCGTCCTTCGTAAGTATTGTATCCCGGCGCCCGTTGTCGGCGGTATCTTATTTGCTATCATCAATTGCATCTTATATACGCAGGGCATCTGGAAGTACGAACAGGATACGATCATGCAGAACATCTGCATGATGCTCTTCTTCACCAGCGTCGGCTATACGGCCAGCATCAGCCTCATCAAGCGCGGCGGCGTCATGGTCTTCAAAATGGCCATCGTCACGACGATTTTAATCGTCTTCCAGAACATCATCGGCTCCGGCCTGGCCATGGCCTTCAACCTGAGCCCGCTCCTGGGCCTGGCAACGGGTTCCATCCCCATGGTCGGCGGTCATGGTACGGCAGCGGCCTTTGGCCCGCTCCTGGAAAGCATCGGCCTCGACAGCGGCGCTACCATTGCCGTCGCAGCCGCTACCTTCGGCCTCGTCGCCGGCGGCGTCATCGGCGGCCCGATTGGCGAAGAACTGGTCCACAAATTCCACCTGGTCAGCTCGGCCGAATCGGAACGCTTCGACCCGTCCTTCAATGCTGGCACCGTTTCGAAACTGAAAGCCGTTGCCGGCAATAAGGAACGCGCAGAAAACGCCATCAAGATTGAAAATAAAATCGGTCAGACCATCGACAACTACCGCTTCATGAACGCCATGGCCCACCTCTTCCTGGCTATGGGCCTGGGTACCCTGGTCAGCGGCTTCTTCAGCAGCATCGGTCTGGTCTTCCCGGGCTATATCGGCTCCATGATCGTCGCTGCCATCATCCGCAATATCGCCGACTTCACTCACGCCTACAAAATCTACCAGCGTGAAAGCGAAGTCCTGGGCAACCTGAGCCTGACCGTCTTTTTGACCTGCGTCCTCATGAGCCTGAAACTCTGGCAGCTCGCCGATCTGGCCATCCCCCTGGTCGTCATGCTCCTCAGCCAGGCCCTGTTCATGGCCCTCTTTGCTTACTTCATCGTCTTCCGCGCCATGGGCAAGGATTACGAAGCAGCCGTCATGACCAGCGGCGTCTGCGGCTTCGGCCTCGGCGCTACGCCGAACGCCATCGCCAACATGACGGCCATGACCGAACTCTTCGGCCCGGCACCGACGGCCTTCTTCGTCATCCCCCTCATCGGCTCGCTCATCATCGACCCGGTCAACGCCTCGATCATCACCATCTTCATCAATATATTCCACTAG